From the genome of Candidatus Paceibacterota bacterium, one region includes:
- a CDS encoding riboflavin synthase, which translates to MFTGIVEETGSVERIKPAARSIELTVRTNRCGRGLSVGASLAINGCCLTVVKMAARGKDKLAQFDLLRETWQRTNLQFAQSGSLVNLERPLRSDGNLGGHFVTGHIDGVGRITRWERQGQDHVLDIAAAPEVMRYIVFKGSVAVDGISLTVAGVQKRGFRIWIIPHTYEVTALRERKVGDAVNLEADLLGKYVEKFLAARARR; encoded by the coding sequence GATCAAACCGGCGGCCAGGTCCATCGAGTTGACCGTGCGGACCAATCGCTGCGGGCGAGGGTTGAGCGTGGGCGCGAGCCTGGCGATCAATGGTTGCTGCCTGACGGTGGTGAAGATGGCTGCGCGCGGCAAGGACAAGCTGGCGCAGTTCGACCTGTTGCGGGAAACCTGGCAGCGGACGAACTTGCAGTTCGCCCAATCCGGCTCGCTGGTGAATCTGGAACGTCCATTGCGCTCCGACGGGAACCTGGGCGGGCATTTCGTGACGGGGCACATTGACGGCGTCGGTCGGATCACGCGCTGGGAACGGCAGGGGCAGGATCATGTGCTGGACATTGCCGCTGCGCCGGAGGTAATGCGCTACATCGTGTTCAAAGGCTCGGTGGCGGTGGACGGCATCAGCCTTACGGTGGCCGGCGTGCAGAAGCGGGGCTTTCGCATCTGGATCATTCCGCATACCTATGAGGTCACCGCGCTGCGCGAGCGCAAGGTAGGGGACGCGGTCAATTTGGAAGCCGATCTGCTCGGCAAGTACGTCGAGAAGTTCCTGGCCGCCCGCGCGCGCCGCTGA
- a CDS encoding YgdI/YgdR family lipoprotein: protein MKKGVWLILAGQLVLTGCARHYVMKLTNGSEIITASKPQVKEGIYHYKDAKGEEHFVAVSRVREIAPATMAKRDSKPQPVKDGSPKKRKWYLLWLY, encoded by the coding sequence ATGAAAAAAGGTGTGTGGCTCATTCTCGCCGGCCAACTGGTGTTGACTGGTTGCGCGCGGCACTACGTGATGAAACTGACCAACGGCTCAGAGATCATCACCGCCTCCAAACCCCAGGTTAAGGAGGGAATTTACCACTACAAAGACGCCAAGGGTGAGGAGCATTTCGTGGCCGTGTCGCGCGTCCGCGAGATTGCGCCTGCCACGATGGCAAAGCGGGACAGCAAGCCGCAGCCGGTAAAGGATGGGTCGCCCAAGAAGCGGAAGTGGTATCTGCTTTGGCTGTATTGA
- a CDS encoding thymidylate synthase has protein sequence MKGIPILHVEGDCIARAWENSLVELHRHGCNLKTEYDKPEDPPSKDATMIIVITDPLAEPMIHKDFPGGPAELQEYVMEVCEGIKDHLVRNPEDPKDTRWEYTYHQRLFKYQVPALKPFDQIEILCQKLAKTAHTRRAQAITWKVWEDNDCYDPACMQSIWCRLLEQQGQHVLSMNVRFRSNDAYKAAFMNIFALVQLQRRIARRIAELSGQPVQVGRYCHMVDSYHIYGSYFKEFEGRFLGMLQKRSFEQRTLRYEDVREMMEEARPEILEKVKTM, from the coding sequence ATGAAAGGCATACCAATTCTACACGTCGAAGGCGACTGCATCGCGCGCGCCTGGGAGAACTCCCTGGTTGAACTCCACCGGCACGGCTGCAACCTCAAGACCGAATACGACAAGCCCGAAGACCCTCCCAGCAAGGACGCCACGATGATCATTGTGATCACCGACCCGCTGGCCGAGCCGATGATCCACAAGGATTTCCCCGGCGGACCGGCGGAGCTGCAGGAATATGTCATGGAGGTTTGCGAAGGCATCAAGGACCACCTGGTCCGCAATCCCGAGGACCCGAAAGACACGCGCTGGGAATACACCTACCATCAGCGCCTGTTCAAATACCAGGTGCCCGCTCTTAAGCCGTTCGACCAGATTGAGATCCTTTGCCAGAAGCTGGCCAAAACGGCCCACACCCGCCGCGCGCAGGCCATCACCTGGAAGGTGTGGGAAGACAACGACTGCTACGATCCCGCGTGCATGCAGAGCATCTGGTGCCGGCTGCTTGAACAGCAAGGCCAGCACGTGCTGAGCATGAACGTCCGCTTCCGTTCCAACGACGCTTACAAAGCCGCGTTCATGAACATCTTCGCGCTGGTGCAGCTGCAGCGGCGCATTGCCCGGCGCATCGCCGAGCTGAGCGGTCAGCCGGTGCAGGTGGGCCGCTACTGTCACATGGTGGACAGCTACCACATCTACGGTTCGTACTTCAAAGAGTTCGAAGGCCGCTTCCTGGGAATGCTGCAGAAGCGTTCCTTCGAGCAGCGCACGCTGCGCTACGAGGATGTCCGCGAGATGATGGAGGAAGCACGGCCGGAAATCCTCGAGAAGGTCAAGACGATGTGA